Within the Falco rusticolus isolate bFalRus1 chromosome 17, bFalRus1.pri, whole genome shotgun sequence genome, the region CTTCAAAACGCTTGTAGGTGTAATTGATAAAAACCCAGTCTTTGTTCTTGTAGTCAGTCTCTGGATGGTTGCTTGTTGCCCCTGGTAAGAcatagaaaaagtaaaattatccTTTGAAGGCtgcaaagtttattttcatacaaaacACTGGCTGTGCAGTAGGGGAGAATGCTTCTAAAGAAAGAAGTATCGTTAAGTCTAGGCAGATTCATTCTTCAGCCCCCATCAAGAACTGCTgtaacatgttttttttaaacacatggaGCAAATGTGTGACTGTGCTTTGACAGGTAAATACAAGGATCCTTTTGAGATTTACACAGAAACCTATCATCCCCTTCTGTCCTACTCTCTCCCTACTCCCTGTACTAGGGGTTAGACATGCTAGCAAGAATTAGCCGGTACTAAGGGGGTACTCGCGATGCTGGGCTCACAAGTCCTGCTGAGATTTGAACTTGCTGGGACCTCTGCTGCCTCTTAGAGATGCCCTTTCACAGACAGCTCCCACATCACTTGCAAGTCTGCATTCTGCCTCCTGAAACCCAAATTACAGTTTGCACACCCCTGCACCACAAGACTACCAAGCTAACGATTTGATCATGACACAAAACCCCTAGCATCTAGTAAGATCATTTCTTTGATTAAAAGGAAAGTTATATTATTCCACTAGAGAAGGAGGAGGATTGTTTACATGCAGAATCAAAGCATTCACCTGTTGGTTTAAGGATATCAGATTCTGGAAATTCATCAAAGTTTGAGGTATCGtcaatgcttttaatttctatGGAAATTGCAGCAGGTCTCTCTCTGCCAAGAAGAGCAGATTCAGCGTTAAGatttcaaaagcaggaaaaatcaGGATTCAGCCAGTTTCCATTTTGTAACAGAATCAAAGACCGTAGGTACCTAAACCTTAGCAAGCTTCAGATAAGGAACAAAACCGTCTTAGCGACACCTGGATATGATAAATGCCAGTCAAGCTGCTGCCTTTTGTTGAACAGGACTAGCTTTAAACAGTCCATAGAAAAGAGcagcttgcttttctgcaaagaatCTTACCTGATATGCTCCCAATCAACCCCTTCAAAGAATGGGTTACTCTTTATTTCCTCCACACCAGATGCACCAACTCTGTGCTCCCATTCACAGCAAAATCTGGGAtggaaggaagaatgaaaatgaagaatgaaaatgaaagcattccATCCAGAAATGGAACGGCTTTCTGAACTGATACTACTAGGGTTTCTTAACATATAAATGGAGAAGATTAAGAACTCCCACTGCAGAAGCAACACAGAGTTATGTTTAGGAATGCCGTGTCAAATGCTACAATTAAGATGTGGTACTCTTTCACAACAGGATAATGTGCCCTTTCTATTTCAGGACCAGTGTAGAGCAGGAGGCCATATAAAGCCTAAAAAGCTAGACATTTATATTTCTGTCCTGAGAATAGATAAGAgttgaaaatacaaatgaaagagCAAGAGTCAGCATGCGCTGGGATACATCTGTATGCTCCAGCACATACAATGTCAAAAGCATGGCTACTGTAAGAAGCTAGCTCTGACAAAAAGATTTAAGTTGCTTCCACAAGAAGCTCACAGACAAAATAAGGagaaacatttgtattttgcCAGACCGGCAGCACTTCCATGGGAGCTCCTTTTTAGCATAGTTCCGTCAGGGAACCACTAAATGAACTCTGAGAGACAAATGTATTTGACAAGGGAGTTCAGTATTTGATGCATGTGTGCAACAGTATGTGCCATCAGGGGTATTTGTCATGTGAAGCAAGCCACGAGAGGCATATATTACAGTTCACAAGACAAGAAAATTAGTACTATTAATTGGCAAACCGTGTGGCTTGGCACCTTAAAATAAGATCCTTTGCTTTATCAGATATTGGAACTTCTGGAGGAAAAGTCAGAGTCTCTTTCCAATTCATTACTTTCTTATATGTTTCTTGAGGAGTCTCAGAACAGAATGGTGGAtaacctgaaaagaaagaaaaatacaatcttAAAGTCAAAACAGTTGCTGTAGTTACTGAAGTCTACAAAGCAGCTGTCAGAACACACCTCACAAAACCAAAGGAGTGAATGCTTTGAGAACCTGATCCCAAGCACATAAATACAGCTGATGTCCTACACCACGATTCCTGCATAAAACCTGTGCGCTGCCCGTTTCTTACCGATCAACATCTCGTACATGATGACCCCAAGTGACCACCAGTCACAAAGCTTGTTGTATCCAGTCTGCATGAAAACTTCAGGAGCAATGTAATCTGGAGTTCCCACAGTAGAAAAAGCCTGGAACAAATACCATCAGTTACGCATCTTTAGAGAAAACTGCCTGATATGGAAGTGGGAACTTACACAACGGTTATTTTGAGAAAGACACTAGATTGCCTCAAAGATCCTTTAGCAAAGCTGTTTAAAACCTTTATTTCAAGGCACATGGAGACAAAATCAAGACGTTCACGTGAAGGAATCTTAAAATACCGTCAGGGAAGTGGGGAAAGGTATCACTGTCTGTATACACCTTGGGATGGTCTTTAGCCCTTTGTTATATAGAAAGTGGCAAGAACTGTTAGTTTTAGCTCGGGAGACATCAGATATCAATGTAAATAATTACAGCAGTGCCATCTCAGTTACAGGTCACCAGCTGTTCAGCAGATGGATGAAGGACAAACTAGAATCATTCctctttctcaaagaaaaagcacaaatatttttatttcgGTAGTGTTCAGAACTCTGAAATGGATGACTGCCCTTCATGTAAATACGTGTGCCATTTGaatgcagcagctcagcagagaacGTTTCCAAGCAGGTGAAACGTACTTACCAACTGCCGTCTGTTTCTCTTCCAggtctctgctttccttttggaaTTCATGTTCTGGAAAGCTAAAGGAGATTGAAATATATGTGACTGACTACCAGTCTCACCCAGTATACATTTTTAACTCCAAAACATCATACTAAAGATCTCCCTTACGACATCAAAAAAAGATAGCCAGGCCGGGGCAGACAGCCCATTTTGTATTCAGCTGTCCCAGTAAGAGCTCACAGTCCCCAGGTGCTCATCACTGGCCCCTACAGCCAAAATTTACCACCATAGTGAAGCTGGAGCTATTTGTGGAAGCCCACTTTAATTCCCCCCGCTGAAGGCAAGCCACATCAGCAGAGATGAACTAGTTAACCTGCCTCAGCTTACCTGGCACCATCTAAGGGGCACCTGCAGTGGCAGATCCAAGTGGTCAGCAGCCTCTAGCAGGCAGTGGCAGCTGACAGTTAAGAGGCAAAGCAGGGACGTAACCTCTTCCACCGGTACAGATGGTTGCAAAGAGCACATCTGTCAATACCCTAAACCTACCAGCAACTTCCAAACCTAACACTGATAAAATTTTATCAAGCCTTTCATTAGCAATCCATGCTTTCAGCGGCTTTTTTAACTCCCCCTGAGAAAATTACTGAATATTCAAAGAGACTGTGTGCTCACCTGGTAATTTAAATAACACTTGAGATAGAGCTAGCACCTACCAAATCACACTGAGTTTTCATTCAAGGTTTAATACACATGCAAAGAAGGGCTACATCCGAATCTATTTCAAAGATAAACTTCTGGAAACGAGGATTGTGTTTGTACGTTAAagtaactgaaattatttttataaagatgttttacagaaaatcaaAGTTACACCTCAGGATGCAGTGTTGATTATTAGACCCTCCACTGCTGACTTCTAGCTTCACATTGAAATGAGTTATGTCAGGCACCAACACCAAGTACACAGATACCCTTCTGAAGCCAAATAACTTACTGAAGTCACTAGGAAGACTGTGGTTCAAGTTCCtataaaattctgttctgtggGCTTTCTTTAGTCCGGTACATAGACCAAAATCTGAGAGTTTCACATGAccctagagaagaaaaaaaaatatattaaaaaatacaaacccataCGAGACATTATTGTAGCAGATAAACTTTGCtacttcttcccctccctttaTTTTGTATAATCAATAGACGCACTCTTTTTGCATTCCTTGTTTTAGCCTAACACTGGATGCGTACATAAAGCCATTGATACGTTCATCACTACTATAGAGAAAGCCCAGTAGCTGTTTACTTCAAGAAATCTCTGCTCCTCTAAGCTCCTGACCACTTCAGAGTGAAAGCAAATGTCTCCAGAGGCACCTGTAATCCCTGGATTTTGTGTTGACCCCAACAGGCAAACACCTTAAATTCAGTAATTGGACCGGTGTTAGTGCACAACATGCAACCGCACCAACTAAgtgcaatttttaaatgtgtatctAAAAATCTACATCCTTTTCAGAGCTCTAAATTTGTCTGTGTCTAGATGGAGACACACAGAATTCCAGCAGTAATTCCAACAATGCATTAACTGGCAAAGTAATTTCCTGGTAAAGTAATTTCCTGGTGGCAAACTTTCTCCCAGCAAGCTAAATTTTAAGCAAACTTGTAGTGAGCAGTAGGAAGATACTGACACAATCGTGCTTTCTGCACATTACCTGCAATAACCACCTAGAAACAATCGGGTAACCCGGCCAAGCcttcagaaatcagaaatagATTCTGATTCTGAGGGAGATCATATCTCTGTCTTCAGTCTCGCTAGAGGAACAACTACATCCTTTACATCTGATATCATCATCTACCCAGCAGCTGGCAAGTGTGACATACAAGATGTGAGAGCAAAAGGAAACATCTTTTGACTAAGAGGGGAGAACTGAAACTGCGTGTTTTAAATTGCAGCTGAAATAACCAAAAAGTGACAGAAGAGAGCTCGTAAGTGAGGTACGGACACAGCTGGAGGTCCTTCTTGGCTTTTGTTTCCCCAGCGATGTGGCAGATCTACCCTCAAAAGCCAGAAGGAACAGGGCTCCGAAAGAAGCACCGCCACCCACTGCCTTTCACAGCTGTCAACACTAGTTCAGGTCGATAATTAAACTTGCAAGACCTATTTACTACTCCCCAGCCAGTGGTCAGTACACACCTTGCTATCCAGGAGAAGGTTGTCGGGTTTTATGTCCCGATGGATAAAGCCCAGCTGATGAATAGAATCAATGGCTAGCACAGTCTCAGCTATATAGAACTGTGTCTCTTCTTCTGTTAGAGTGTCTTTTTTCATCAACAGGGTCATCATATCACCTAGAAGCCCATCCCCCGCAAATAGCAAaggtaaataaatacaagcaaaCACACAAACTCCACTCTTGTTAATTTTTGAAGGCTTTTACAGAGAAAAGAGCCAAGCTAGTTAAGACTTCCTgaggttttaaatatttcatataaaatactACAGTTCCCCAGCACCTCTGTGACAAACTTTCATATTTTCCCTTGTGTCACTGTATGGGGAAAGGTTTGTACTGTCATTGCATTAAACTCACTGAGAGAGCTAAATAGCATAAAGATGAACTGGCAGTATAGAAGCATCCCTTAAAGGAGACTGCCGCGGACTGCCACTCTTCACATCTGAATCACAGATTAAAATAGACACTTTACAAAGAACAGATTGCATTTGTGCAGTGTCATCTCAGAAAGCATTCTTGTGGTTTCCTTCATCACATACATTACAGGCTTTCAGGATAACTTTGAGTTACAGCAGCATTATCATGCAAGAACAAACatcatcctttaaaaaaaaaaaaaaaaaaagaccttaaaAGCTGCTCCCGCTGCAAGCCAGCTAAAAGCAAAAGGttacaaaaaatgcaaacctgGTTACGTTATGGTTCTATAGATAGCCAGTGCGTGGTAAAGATAAGAACTAGCCCAGTACTGAGGCCAAGTTTCAAACATCTGCAGCTGGCAGACCCAGGCAGATAACCTCCAGCCTGACCCGAAGACCTCAGCACCCCGACTGtaaaaagctttacaaaaagcaaaaagctttacAAGGACTTGTTTCCTCACAAAGTAACGGACAGCACAAGCACCGCTGGATGGTAACCACAGAACACTCTAGGCCCAGGCTACAGTTGTAATTAAGAAATTAGAAATCcacaagcaaaaggaaagcagccTTTTGATTTCGGGTAGTTACCTCCAGGCAGGAACTCCATGATAAGGTAGAGGTTTAGCTTGTCCTGAAAACTATAGAACATTTTCACAACCCACAAACTGTCTGCCTCCACTAGAATGTCCCGCTCCGCACGAATATGGCCAACCTGGAGATACACATATGCAGCTGATTAATTACAAGGCTGTGTTTTATTagatgcatttatttcacagaTAGTTCAAGTATTACATTGAAAAGCATCAAATACTGAAAAGACAGCAGTCAAACTTCTGCACAAGGGCAGAAACACTACCAAAACTTCAGGAAGTTACACCCCTCGATATTTTCGGGTAATAAAATAGCATCACATGTTCAAATACAAATCCAAAAGCCATCCTTCTGACAGTAAAAAGGTGAGAAACTTTCATTAAGCTGctattatttttccaaaatgtttctttttttgtctgttttcctaTGTGATAAAGCCCATTGAACAGCAAATCCATTTTACTCCTCAGCGTGAAGATCTGAAAGACCCTTTTACGTTCAAGCGTCTTCACTGGAAATTTTATGGGGACTTTTGCCTTTGGACATTTACACTTGAATAACATTTATACTTATTGTGTGACTTTTGCTGCCATAAAGTAAGGCATGTAGGGGGACGAGAGAGCACTAACCTCACTCCTTTCAGCAAAAACTCAAGCTACAGAAATGTAAATCACCCTCCTCAACAACAAGATTCCGTACAAGAGAGATAACccatatttacatttttaatctttcatttcttACGGCATTTTGGTCCCCTTCAAACCAGAACTGTACA harbors:
- the STK38 gene encoding serine/threonine-protein kinase 38 isoform X1, with the translated sequence MAMTGPTPCSSMSNHTKERVTMTKVTLENFYSNLIAQHEEREMRQKKLEQMMEEEGLKDEEKRIRRSAHAQKETEFLRLKRTRLGLEDFESLKVIGRGAFGEVRLVQKKDTGHVYAMKILRKADMLEKEQVGHIRAERDILVEADSLWVVKMFYSFQDKLNLYLIMEFLPGGDMMTLLMKKDTLTEEETQFYIAETVLAIDSIHQLGFIHRDIKPDNLLLDSKGHVKLSDFGLCTGLKKAHRTEFYRNLNHSLPSDFTFQNMNSKRKAETWKRNRRQLAFSTVGTPDYIAPEVFMQTGYNKLCDWWSLGVIMYEMLIGYPPFCSETPQETYKKVMNWKETLTFPPEVPISDKAKDLILRFCCEWEHRVGASGVEEIKSNPFFEGVDWEHIRERPAAISIEIKSIDDTSNFDEFPESDILKPTGATSNHPETDYKNKDWVFINYTYKRFEGLTARGAIPSYMKAGK
- the STK38 gene encoding serine/threonine-protein kinase 38 isoform X2; protein product: MAMTGPTPCSSMSNHTKERVTMTKVTLENFYSNLIAQHEEREMRQKKLEQMMEEEGLKDEEKRIRRSAHAQKETEFLRLKRTRLGLEDFESLKVIGRGAFGEVRLVQKKDTGHVYAMKILRKADMLEKEQVGHIRAERDILVEADSLWVVKMFYSFQDKLNLYLIMEFLPGGDMMTLLMKKDTLTEEETQFYIAETVLAIDSIHQLGFIHRDIKPDNLLLDSKGHVKLSDFGLCTGLKKAHRTEFYRNLNHSLPSDFTFQNMNSKRKAETWKRNRRQLAFSTVGTPDYIAPEVFMQTGYNKLCDWWSLGVIMYEMLIGYPPFCSETPQETYKKVMNWKETLTFPPEVPISDKAKDLILRFCCEWEHRVGASGVEEIKSNPFFEGVDWEHIRGNKQPSRD